TTCTGAAATATTGAAGCTTgattaatttttgatgaatgcGATATAAACTAGTGTTTCAGTGCACAAAACCCACAGAGCAGGGGATGCGCTCTATCCATATACACGGGTCCGCGCATCCATAGATGCTATCCAGGTGGCGCAACGAGCGCAAGCAGCGAAacaagcgcacgcacgcacaaacgccACTAACGCTGGTTGAAACTCGCCAACATGAAGATGGCTGACAGTGCGGGTGTTCTTCGGCGGAATCGACCGGGAACAAAAGCCGAGGTGACAGTTTTATTTTTGTAACCCCACTTCAGTACATTATGAGCATGTAGAATGTTTAGCCTGTTCGTGACGATTTGTTGTTTACCTGTTGCCCTGTATTCACGTCAGCTGGGCTGATCGAAGGCCTAGCTGATTAATTTGTTCCTTTTATTATCCTCTTTGGGTAACGTTCTAAACAAACTAGCTTGCCGAATCCTTCTGCTCATCGACAGTTTCGCTAGTGCTGTCTCACCGATCATAAAGCGCGCTGCAGTGTTTCCATTTCTACCTGCCCTTTCGAAATGCCGCGTGAACTTGTACTTCGATTGCGTTTCGTGTGACCTAGACTAATTTTTGTGCGTTCGTTTCTTTGCCCAGAATTTCTCAAGCTGGCCGGATGAGCCGTTCGACGAAATGGACAGTACACTCGCTGTTCAACAGGTATGTTCGTACGTGCGTTCAAAGTTGGTCGCGTTTGACGGAGTCGCGATCGACTACTGGTACTAACCTACGCTGCGGTGACATATTCTTCCGGTGAACAGTTCATTCAGCAAGCGATCCGGAAGGACCCTGCGAATGTCGATGAAATCTTGACGCCGCCCGATGGCCAGGACGAAGGAGTGTGGAAGTACGAGCATCTAAGGTATGTTCGCTCCCTAAACGTACGGGGTGGGTCCGCGTAGGCATTGCATTTGCTGTCTTCTTGTTGGTTAGAAATAGTCCCCGAGAGAAAGAGATGCTGTTATGTACTTTTATGGATGCTGGTAATACCAGTCTTGTACCGAGCTATGTACTCCGTTCATTGGTTTAAATGTGTCTTGTATTGAGTGAATCATGGAGATTGCGGCTCAGTTGTCAGAAGCAGATGGTAATTGAATTGGTTGTGGCGTATACCTGGCGTTCAGAAACGACCACTGCTGGTCTGTGTAAACGTGTTGTGATGTTGTCGTTACAGGCAGTTCTGCATGGAGTTGAATGGTCTTGCAGTCAAGCTGCAGGTATGTGAGGTTTGTAGTTGTTTTTAAATGGCTTATCTAATTGCACGCAAGTTACCACTAACACTTTCGTCAAAAGTCTTTCTGCACGCCTTACCTGGTTCTTCACCTTAAAACTGCAACGCactgtatttattcgaatctaagCTGACACATGAAAATCAAaaagccagaaagaaaaaaaaataatatcctACAAATATTGTTGGTTATAATATAAACCAACAACAGAAAAAGTACCTATCTTTTGAAGATCATACAGTGTTTATTTTGAACATGCGAGACGGGCACCAAATCTGCTGCAACTTACTGCATGCAACCAGTCACTTGTCATCCAGGACGATATCACTGGATTCTTTGTCGCTCTTCTCCCACAATGTGTTGTTTCCTGTGCTGTGATCAGTACCAGTGTGTCTTTAGAGCCAATCGCAGTACAATCGGCCAATTAGATTAGAAACGAGAATCCGTGAAACTTTCAATTAAAGACAACATTGCGTCTGTTTTCTTTGAGTTATCAAAAGCGCATGGTACGACTTAGAGACATGGCATGTTAATGGACTCGCACAGATACGGAACAAAAGGGCACATGCTTGGTATAATCAAAGGCTATCTGGAGGACTGAATTTTTCAGGTGATGTTTGGAGCAACTTGCTCATAGTGTTTTATACAGAAGAATGGAGGGCCACAAGGTGGAGTATTTAGTGTTACACTATCTTTAGTGAAGCTCAACTCGATAACTGCAGTTATTCCATCTTCTTTAATGTATTTATATGTCAATAACATTCAACTTTGTTGCTCCCCTTGTAATATGGCTACTTGTGAGCGCCAACTCCAGTTGGGCGTAAACTCTATAGTGTGATGGGTAAatgaaaatggttttaaattttgcgcagaaaaaaaaaaaaatatgagtacCTTCCAGTCAATACCGAAGGCTCACACCAGGCTCAACATTACATATTGAAGGACAACAAATCACAGTAAAGAATGAACAGACATTTCTTGGTGTAATCTTTGACAAGAAGCTCAACTTCAAAGCACACATCATGTATGCAAAACAGAAATCTCTCAGGTCCGTCAATCTAATAAAGCTCCTATCCCACCGATCATGGGGTTCAGATAGAATATGTCTGCTTCGCATATACAATGCAGTTGCCCGGTCACAATTGGACTGTGGATGTTTTGTGTATGGCTCAGCTTGAAACTCGACATTAGAAGTTCGGACTACGTCTGTGTTCCGGTGCGTTCCGTACGTCTCCCATACAAAGCTTATATGCAGAAACTAACCAGTTGGAACACGGAAGACTTCTTGAAAACATGTACATAGTGAGGGTACCGTCCTGTTCAACGCATCCTTGTAGACTACTATTTACAACGTCGTGCTTTGAAACACATTTTAGCAACAAACTAGCAGtcattccttccttttttatAAGGTACCGAAAACTAAATGAGGACGTATGTTATGAGCTAAGAAAACGATTCTTGCAACATGGAccttcttttgctccttgaaaGATGAAGCGTAAGCAATGCAACTTCAGGTTAACGAAAAACAGAAAACAGTCTTCACCAAGAGAGGCTTTACTAAGTGAATATATTGAAATAGAATCGGAATATAATTTATGCATGAAATTTTTTACAGATGGATCAAAAAGCAATGATAATGTAGGCACTGCAGTCAGGTCAAACTAATATGAAAAACAAATGAGACTTGCAAGTCAGGATACTGTGTTTACTGCAGAACTCTACGCCATATCGTTAGCTCTTGGAAGACATCCTGAAAAGAGAAAATGACCAATCTGTCATTTTTAGTGACTCCTTGAGCTCTCTTCAAGCTCTCGCATCTCAGGTACCATCTAGAAATAATCTACTGAAGAAAATATAAAATCAATATACCAAATGTCATAAGAGAGCTTTAGACGTCACTTTCTGCTGGATTCCTAGTCATGTAGCGATCCCCAATAATGAAAGGGTAGATTTTATGCCCCGTACCAACGATTTGGAGCTACATGATGTTGGTCTACCTTGGCAAGATTATAAAGCCACATTAAAAATAACATTTGTAAAACACCAGCAGAAACTGTGGGATCAGCAAGAACATAACACGCTTCTTTGCATAAAATCTGTTTTACAAGAATGGCACAGTTGTCACCACCAACAAAGATTTTACGAGGTAATCTTATGTCGCTTAAGAATTAGTCACACGAGGCTGACCCATAGTTGCCTAATAAATAACAAACCAGAACCAACATGCTAACACTGCAGTGAATTTTTAAACATGCTACACGTTTTAATAACATGTCCCAGCCTAGCAAAATGGAGACAAagatatttttaaaatttttacgaAAAGAGAATCCCTTTCCATCCCTCgttcttattgagcgatgaacCACTTgtgccatatgaagatactttTAATCATTTAAAATCCGCAGGAACCCGACAAGAACTGTAGCACATTTCATGTTCTTATATTTTTACTGGGCCATCTACACCATTTTACCACATTTGAACAAACAAGCTAATTCAAAGAACATGTGCTTGGTGCATTATagcctgcacggctgctgcgccataaaaatcccaaatcgTCATCGTCTCCTGTGTTGTCTGGCACATCGGAATACACCTAGTAAATGTGTGAACAACAACGGCAGCTGGGATGTGAGTGAGCAGCTGgagtgacatgagaaggcaaggaaatgctggagaaacttaagttcaaggtatggtGCAGTGCGTCACTGctattgctgaaaaataaaaccatgcaaatatgtctagcagagaacttacgcagggcgtgcagaagcagatcCGCAATAATTAAAGTGCActgcagggtctaggcgacacaacggaagcggtcgcacaTCAAATCAACATATCTGTGCCCGCCGcaatagctttgcggctatggcattgctcaagGTCACGGATTTGACCGAGACAGCCGTATTTCGATCAgggcgaaattaaaaaaatgctCGCGCACTTTAATTTAGGGGCATGTTAATGAACACCACAGttccaaaattaatccagagtgcaccgctacggcctgcctcatgaTCTGATTGTAGTTTTGGCTCGTACAGCCCCTTAATCCAATTCAACTTCAATGtttctgccatgatgcgatgtgccatgtgaggcaacgaCAATGCTCAACActcggaggttatgaaatatgatgcataacaacgcctcaagcaaacacctctccctttgtgttttgtgtgctacatagacaaacagcagtggggcacgcaaggtaatgtttaacatcaactcaccactctcgtgttagacaaaacgttgaagaaatgaaacatttgccatcaacatcactgctaattatcatcAGTAAAAGCAAacggcacagaaagcttcgcttaatcGATTCCCACGTTGcttgggatctgcataatttcttcCATATTTTGGGAGCCTTGCTTGTAAGCAGCAGGAAGGTCTGTGTGTGTTCTGTCTAAATGTGCGCCACTGTTGGCCGTGTTCTTTGCTGTAGCTCACTGCTGGTTGGTTGCAGGCTGAGTGCAATGCAGACAGCTGCACCCAAATGACTGCCACGGAACAGTGGATATTCCTTTGCGCTGCCCACAAGACGCCCAAGGAGTGTCCAGCCATTGACTACACGCGGCACACCCTTGATGGAGCTGCATGCCTCCTCAACAGCAACAAGTACTTTCCAAGCCGGTAAGAAACTTCAGAATGTGCTGTGCTTTAGCTAGACAGGTGTGTAATTGGACTGTGTATAATTTGCTCTATACCACTACTTATTTGCTCTGTGCCACTGCTTACACTTTAATTATTTATCGCCATTGCAGATCACATGATACTAAAGGTCCATGTACAAGAAGGAAAATTTTCAGTAAATGTGGTTTTCTTAAGAGAACTTCATTAAATGTATAGTTGGTGACAACACGAAAAAGTATGGCCAAAAATAAATCAAGTACTAAAACAAACACAGTAATCTACCTCTGTAAAATGAAACTAGACATATTATATAACGAAACTACAGAAGCAGCTATGTATCATCCAGTGAAGAAACATTGTTATCTTGGTTGCTCTGTTAGTACACCTACAGTAGCTCATACCCAAGTCAGATGGGCAAATGTGTGCAATTTGAGCAAGTGTTCTTTGCCTCGCTGAGTGTTACTTTAGTGGCGTTGTGCAGGACGGCAAAACGATATGTCATTCCAGATTGATGGCATTGACAATCTATGAAGCCATAGGGTTTGATATGATTCTCAGCATTTTGAGTTTGTATTAAAAACGGTTACTGGTTTATTATGAAAAGAAAATACTTATTTACAAGAACAGTCAAAAGTAGAAATACTATAATCTTATTAACACATTGATTTCTTTTGAGCCAACTCAAGCAAGGAACATATCCAATATCCAGAAGATCAAAATGTCGGACTCAGTGTCAGACGATTTGACGGGTACCAGAAATGAATGTTTCAAGCTTGTTTTGTCTTCACTGATGTCACGGGCTCATAAAATTTGAGATCATGGAAAAAGTGGTCTTAGGAGATGTATGGCTGTACATTGAGCAATTATTTATTCTTGTAGCACTGCTATTGAGGCTACACACTTCCGCGCTTTGAAGTGAGTTCATTGAACGCACTCGCTGGTTAGTGCACTTCAGCTAGTGCCACTAAATCTTTCCATGTGACATATTGCAAATGACACTAACGGTGAAGTGTACTCGCTTAAAATGAAACTAAATTTGTCCATCTGACGGGTTTTTGTGCCTATGACGTTTTATTGCTGAGCTCGAGGTAGCAGTTTCGATCCCAGCTTTTCAAAGAGGGCTAGGTGCAAGAatgctcatgtacttagatttaggtgcatgttaaagagccccaggtgataaaaattaatgtggagtccagaatgcctcataatcagatcgtggttttagcccTTAGAAAAAGCAGATTTTAATGTTTTGCTGTGTTGGTGCAGCAGCAACAAATGTTGCCTCTAGTGCCTTGTAGAGAAATTCAGTGtccaaatctctctctctctctcttcgtgtgAACAACTGCATCATGCACATTTTATGCACATTTTCCAAAATTGTCCTCTTCTTGATGACTCACATTTGTGGATATTGCGGATGTTTTGGCAATAGTACTAGTGAGCAATCATGCTAGGTTTCGGACTTTTATCAAGCCTTTGTCACGTC
This Dermacentor albipictus isolate Rhodes 1998 colony chromosome 1, USDA_Dalb.pri_finalv2, whole genome shotgun sequence DNA region includes the following protein-coding sequences:
- the Mob4 gene encoding MOB-like protein phocein isoform X1, whose amino-acid sequence is MRRLSYCKHSAGTRYEERVLRFATLAAYTKNFSSWPDEPFDEMDSTLAVQQFIQQAIRKDPANVDEILTPPDGQDEGVWKYEHLRQFCMELNGLAVKLQVCEAECNADSCTQMTATEQWIFLCAAHKTPKECPAIDYTRHTLDGAACLLNSNKYFPSRVSIKDSSVAKLGSVCRRVYRIFSHAYYHHRATFDEFEKQTCLCRRFTTFVTKYSLMSKDNLIVPILDEELTAGESEA
- the Mob4 gene encoding MOB-like protein phocein isoform X3, producing the protein MKMADSAGVLRRNRPGTKAENFSSWPDEPFDEMDSTLAVQQFIQQAIRKDPANVDEILTPPDGQDEGVWKYEHLRQFCMELNGLAVKLQVCEAECNADSCTQMTATEQWIFLCAAHKTPKECPAIDYTRHTLDGAACLLNSNKYFPSRVSIKDSSVAKLGSVCRRVYRIFSHAYYHHRATFDEFEKQTCLCRRFTTFVTKYSLMSKDNLIVPILDEELTAGESEA
- the Mob4 gene encoding MOB-like protein phocein isoform X4 gives rise to the protein MKMADSAGVLRRNRPGTKAENFSSWPDEPFDEMDSTLAVQQFIQQAIRKDPANVDEILTPPDGQDEGVWKYEHLRQFCMELNGLAVKLQAECNADSCTQMTATEQWIFLCAAHKTPKECPAIDYTRHTLDGAACLLNSNKYFPSRVSIKDSSVAKLGSVCRRVYRIFSHAYYHHRATFDEFEKQTCLCRRFTTFVTKYSLMSKDNLIVPILDEELTAGESEA
- the Mob4 gene encoding MOB-like protein phocein isoform X5, which produces MRRLSYCKHSAGTRYEERVLRFATLAAYTKNFSSWPDEPFDEMDSTLAVQQFIQQAIRKDPANVDEILTPPDGQDEGVWKYEHLRQFCMELNGLAVKLQVCEAECNADSCTQMTATEQWIFLCAAHKTPKECPAIDYTRHTLDGAACLLNSNKYFPSRHCSQHCHQFFIFTTGLPIGLVFSKTLLGLSSSLLLNSNAAQDVHSARKVSLPSPR
- the Mob4 gene encoding MOB-like protein phocein isoform X6, translating into MNFSSWPDEPFDEMDSTLAVQQFIQQAIRKDPANVDEILTPPDGQDEGVWKYEHLRQFCMELNGLAVKLQVCEAECNADSCTQMTATEQWIFLCAAHKTPKECPAIDYTRHTLDGAACLLNSNKYFPSRVSIKDSSVAKLGSVCRRVYRIFSHAYYHHRATFDEFEKQTCLCRRFTTFVTKYSLMSKDNLIVPILDEELTAGESEA
- the Mob4 gene encoding MOB-like protein phocein isoform X2 — encoded protein: MRRLSYCKHSAGTRYEERVLRFATLAAYTKNFSSWPDEPFDEMDSTLAVQQFIQQAIRKDPANVDEILTPPDGQDEGVWKYEHLRQFCMELNGLAVKLQAECNADSCTQMTATEQWIFLCAAHKTPKECPAIDYTRHTLDGAACLLNSNKYFPSRVSIKDSSVAKLGSVCRRVYRIFSHAYYHHRATFDEFEKQTCLCRRFTTFVTKYSLMSKDNLIVPILDEELTAGESEA